In Brienomyrus brachyistius isolate T26 chromosome 19, BBRACH_0.4, whole genome shotgun sequence, one DNA window encodes the following:
- the LOC125714977 gene encoding fos-related antigen 2-like, whose amino-acid sequence MPVSSSAFIPTVNAITSSPDLQWMVQPTVITTMPSPGHRMHLYDQPGPLGHTRPGVICSVGLTRGRCKREEQLTPEEEEKRRLRRERNKMAAAKCRSRRKELTDRLQGETEKLEEEKAGLQKEIETLQMERDKLELVLVSHRSICQLPSDGHPQEELSGALPASHTSKAVAVKQEPLEDLYDHEPLSHKHQLSVIKPTSIEGRVIRVCPPDRSNSHSPTVVSSTPALTTAEPSSAFVCPGLPEQDSSWPASEACSSHPRMQQTLDSLRPPSFMPL is encoded by the exons ATGCCTGTTTCTAGCAGTGCCTTCATTCCCACGGTAAACGCCATAACCTCCAGCCCCGACCTGCAGTGGATGGTCCAGCCCACGGTCATCACCACCATGCCCAGTCCCGGGCACAGAATGCATCTCTACGACCAGCCTGGTCCGTTGGGACACACCCGGCCTGGTGTCATTTGCTCCGTTGGTCTCACTCGTGGGCGGTGCAAACGGGAAGAGCAG CTCACCCCAGAAGAAGAAGAGAAGAGGCGACTAAGACGTGAGAGGAACAAGATGGCTGCTGCAAAGTGCCGAAGTCGCAGGAAGGAGCTGACTGATCGACTCCAGGGG GAGACGGAGAAGCTGGAGGAAGAGAAAGCCGGACTTCAGAAAGAGATCGAGACCTTGCAGATGGAAAGGGACAAGCTGGAGCTGGTGCTTGTGTCGCACAGGTCAATCTGTCAGCTGCCCAGTGATGGCCATCCTCAGGAAGAGCTATCCGGTGCATTGCCAGCAAGCCACACTTCGAAAGCAGTAGCGGTGAAGCAGGAACCCTTGGAGGACCTCTATGACCATGAGCCATTGTCCCATAAGCACCAGCTCTCTGTCATCAAACCCACATCCATAGAAGGGAGAGTGATCCGGGTGTGTCCCCCTGACAGGAGCAATTCGCATAGCCCTACTGTAGTTTCTTCTACTCCAGCTCTTACAACAGCAGAGCCCAGCTCTGCATTTGTCTGCCCTGGTCTACCAGAGCAGGACAGCTCCTGGCCTGCTTCTGAGGCCTGCTCTAGCCATCCCAGAATGCAGCAGACTCTGGACTCCCTTCGCCCTCCTTCCTTCATGCCTCTCTGA